In Halarcobacter bivalviorum, a genomic segment contains:
- a CDS encoding cache domain-containing protein — protein sequence MQLITEKNISKITIYVFIIIMTTMILMISYFYVKKTYEDFDKQMDKFVQDYYKNQKIMLRKEIDTIIDVIKYNATKSDEENEEELKKDTVRLLNNISFDEDKSNYIFVYEILDINGGDNFAKLLVNPNRPDLLSQLISTNYEDANGKKFREEFMKDIRKKGESLTEYAYKKVNSDISNQKLSYFRYFPRWKWVIAVGVYTDDIEEEISKNRELLQKSIQNQVVQNILLFALFLSIAIVISILVSQKIDDVLKSYQRRVKAKTDELNELNETLEKRVEDEIEKNREHEQLLVQKTKFIALGEMISNIAHQWRQPLSELSSIFMNIKFKYYMERLDEKTMNKKVKEAEAVLEFMSHTIDDFRNFFMPKKSKEEFFLRSSMDSIMTIISSALSNNSILMDIDIPEDIKLNTYANEFQQVVLNIITNAKDVLIQNKVEEPWIKIYAKESDNNVILLIEDNGGGIKVEPKSKVFEPYFTTKKDSDGTGIGLYMSKIIVEKNMNGKLRVRDSKFGARFEIFLPK from the coding sequence TTGCAGTTAATTACAGAGAAAAACATTTCAAAAATAACAATTTATGTCTTTATTATTATTATGACAACAATGATTCTTATGATCTCTTATTTTTATGTAAAAAAGACTTATGAAGACTTTGATAAACAAATGGATAAATTTGTTCAAGATTATTATAAAAATCAAAAAATAATGTTAAGAAAAGAGATAGATACAATTATCGATGTTATTAAATATAATGCAACAAAAAGTGATGAAGAAAATGAAGAAGAGTTAAAAAAAGATACTGTAAGACTTTTAAACAATATCTCTTTTGATGAAGATAAAAGTAACTATATATTTGTATATGAAATTTTAGATATAAATGGAGGAGATAACTTTGCTAAGCTATTAGTAAACCCTAATAGACCCGATTTATTAAGTCAGTTAATCTCTACAAACTATGAAGATGCAAATGGTAAAAAGTTTCGTGAAGAGTTTATGAAAGATATTAGAAAAAAAGGGGAGTCTCTTACTGAATATGCTTATAAAAAAGTGAACTCTGATATCTCTAATCAAAAGCTTTCATATTTTAGATATTTTCCTAGATGGAAATGGGTTATTGCTGTTGGGGTTTATACTGATGATATTGAAGAAGAAATATCAAAAAATAGAGAGCTTCTTCAAAAAAGTATTCAAAATCAAGTAGTTCAAAATATTTTGTTATTTGCTCTGTTTTTATCAATTGCAATTGTTATTTCTATCTTAGTATCTCAAAAAATTGATGATGTATTAAAGTCTTATCAAAGAAGAGTAAAAGCTAAAACTGATGAATTAAATGAGTTAAATGAAACCTTAGAAAAAAGAGTTGAAGATGAGATTGAAAAAAATAGAGAACATGAACAACTTCTTGTTCAAAAAACTAAATTCATTGCTTTAGGGGAGATGATTTCAAATATTGCACACCAATGGAGACAGCCTTTATCAGAGCTTTCATCTATTTTTATGAATATCAAATTTAAGTATTATATGGAACGACTTGATGAAAAAACTATGAATAAAAAAGTAAAAGAAGCAGAAGCTGTTTTAGAGTTTATGTCTCATACTATTGATGATTTTAGAAACTTCTTTATGCCTAAAAAGTCCAAAGAGGAGTTTTTTTTACGAAGTTCAATGGATTCTATTATGACTATTATTTCAAGTGCTTTATCAAACAATAGTATTTTAATGGATATTGATATTCCAGAAGATATTAAATTAAATACTTATGCAAATGAGTTTCAACAAGTTGTATTAAATATCATCACTAATGCAAAAGATGTTTTAATCCAAAATAAGGTTGAAGAACCTTGGATAAAAATATATGCAAAAGAGTCAGATAATAATGTAATCTTACTTATAGAAGATAACGGTGGAGGAATAAAAGTTGAACCAAAGAGTAAAGTTTTTGAGCCATATTTCACAACTAAAAAAGATAGTGATGGTACAGGAATAGGACTTTATATGTCAAAAATTATTGTTGAAAAAAATATGAATGGTAAACTAAGAGTTAGAGATAGCAAATTTGGTGCTAGATTTGAGATATTTTTACCAAAATAG
- a CDS encoding AraC family transcriptional regulator, with translation MKTEKETEFSTKIWKPKFSEDITFHKAYFKNYGFDKHVHEDFTIGLIQNGSMDAFVDGEKKSLNSSTIVSVNPDETHACQTFYHKDYTLYSIYLKPNFFKELVDENFYSTEAYFKEGAYFDKELSSRFLKILNFSENQYLTNLDFECELIDSIKSLVSRNVKFTIDKSSSNHDSMIKKAKEYMSDNYHLDLTLDDISSALDVSKYHFLRTFKDKTFISPHNFLMLKRIEKAKELLQKGETLSNTAYICGFNDQSHLNKRFKAIMGLTPGSYRNFFN, from the coding sequence ATGAAAACTGAAAAAGAGACAGAATTTAGTACAAAAATTTGGAAACCAAAGTTTAGTGAAGATATAACTTTTCATAAAGCATATTTTAAAAATTATGGTTTTGATAAACATGTACATGAAGATTTTACTATAGGTTTAATTCAAAATGGAAGTATGGATGCTTTTGTTGATGGAGAAAAAAAGAGCTTAAATAGTTCAACAATAGTTAGTGTCAATCCAGATGAAACTCATGCTTGTCAAACCTTTTACCATAAAGATTATACACTTTATTCTATCTACTTAAAACCAAATTTTTTTAAAGAACTTGTTGATGAAAATTTTTATTCAACAGAAGCATATTTTAAAGAGGGTGCTTATTTTGATAAAGAGCTTTCAAGTAGATTTTTAAAGATATTAAATTTTAGTGAAAATCAATATCTTACAAACTTAGATTTTGAGTGTGAACTTATTGATTCTATAAAATCCTTAGTTTCAAGAAATGTTAAATTTACAATAGATAAAAGCTCTTCAAATCATGATTCTATGATAAAAAAAGCAAAAGAGTATATGAGTGATAATTATCATTTAGATTTAACATTGGATGATATTTCCTCTGCATTAGATGTATCAAAATACCATTTTCTTAGAACTTTTAAAGATAAAACTTTTATCTCTCCGCATAATTTTCTAATGCTAAAAAGAATAGAAAAAGCAAAAGAGTTATTACAAAAAGGTGAAACTCTTTCAAATACTGCATATATTTGTGGTTTTAATGACCAAAGCCATTTAAATAAAAGATTTAAAGCTATCATGGGTTTAACTCCAGGTTCATACCGAAACTTTTTTAATTAG
- a CDS encoding TRAP transporter small permease, whose amino-acid sequence MVFNILSKLIGWINQSIAVIGITAGVAVAFINVVARYVFDASLVWATELTVFLFLWSVFFAAAYCFKKDAHIAVTIVLDIVPSKLAKIMLLISHTVTLVFLATVSYFGYEYLLLVIDLDEKSIDLWDMPMWIIYLVIPISFAFASYRVAERIYIIATTSHDKILKESEAEQVLAGMGMGAKEHADNENVKELNKMVKEVEKKTGGML is encoded by the coding sequence ATGGTTTTTAATATTTTAAGTAAACTTATAGGATGGATTAATCAATCAATTGCAGTAATCGGTATTACAGCCGGTGTTGCAGTTGCATTTATTAATGTTGTGGCAAGATATGTATTTGATGCCTCTTTAGTTTGGGCTACAGAATTAACTGTATTCCTATTTTTATGGAGTGTATTTTTTGCAGCAGCTTACTGCTTCAAAAAAGATGCACATATCGCTGTTACAATTGTTTTAGATATTGTACCAAGTAAACTTGCAAAAATAATGCTACTGATTTCACATACAGTAACACTTGTTTTCTTAGCTACTGTTTCTTATTTTGGTTATGAATATCTATTATTAGTTATTGATTTAGATGAAAAATCAATCGACCTTTGGGATATGCCAATGTGGATTATCTACTTAGTTATCCCTATCTCTTTTGCTTTTGCATCATATAGAGTTGCTGAAAGAATTTATATCATTGCAACTACAAGTCATGACAAGATTTTAAAAGAGAGTGAAGCAGAGCAAGTTTTAGCAGGTATGGGAATGGGTGCTAAAGAGCATGCTGATAATGAAAATGTTAAAGAGTTAAATAAAATGGTTAAAGAAGTAGAAAAGAAAACGGGAGGAATGCTATAA
- a CDS encoding AzlD domain-containing protein: MNDFTFSALLIIFLVAVGTYSLRISGILLSSKLSKNRNIELFLDYLPSTLLLALVFPSIVKEGVGGVLATLLIVFIMYKTNNVFLSMFLSILFIALFRNYLS, translated from the coding sequence ATGAATGATTTTACTTTTAGTGCTTTACTTATAATATTTTTAGTTGCAGTAGGAACTTATAGTTTAAGAATTTCAGGTATTCTTCTTTCAAGTAAACTTTCAAAAAATAGGAATATAGAACTTTTTTTAGATTATCTTCCTTCGACTTTACTTTTAGCTTTAGTTTTCCCTAGTATTGTAAAAGAAGGAGTAGGGGGAGTATTAGCTACTTTATTGATTGTTTTTATTATGTATAAAACTAATAATGTTTTTTTATCTATGTTTTTATCAATACTATTTATTGCTTTATTTAGAAATTATCTTTCATAA
- a CDS encoding response regulator transcription factor produces MDQSLISNLKNFTILYIEDEAGIRKNITEILKDLFKETYVAKNAKEGYRLYEENKPDLIITDIKMPNENGIELIKRIRKVDSKVRVIITSAHTDLEYMLEATELHLVKYIIKPLTEAKLIEALEAFIKSFDNARVYTLQEGWLFDESKSLIQSFDEEFKLTKKENQFLKLLIQKNRIITYEEMENIIWNEDIMTPNAMRLFIKNFRKKLPNNVLKNVQGTGYRIVL; encoded by the coding sequence ATGGACCAATCGTTAATCTCAAATTTAAAAAACTTCACAATACTATATATTGAAGATGAAGCAGGTATTAGAAAAAACATCACAGAGATATTAAAAGATCTGTTTAAAGAGACATATGTAGCTAAAAATGCTAAAGAGGGATATAGACTCTATGAAGAGAATAAACCTGATTTAATTATCACTGATATAAAAATGCCAAATGAAAATGGTATTGAATTAATCAAAAGAATTAGAAAAGTAGATAGTAAAGTTAGAGTAATTATAACTTCAGCACATACTGATTTAGAATATATGCTTGAAGCAACAGAACTTCATTTAGTAAAGTATATTATTAAACCTCTTACAGAGGCTAAACTAATTGAAGCTTTAGAAGCATTTATAAAAAGCTTTGATAATGCAAGGGTTTATACACTTCAAGAAGGATGGCTTTTTGATGAGAGTAAATCTTTAATTCAATCTTTTGATGAAGAGTTTAAACTTACTAAAAAAGAGAACCAATTTCTAAAGTTATTAATCCAAAAAAATAGAATTATTACCTATGAAGAGATGGAAAATATCATTTGGAATGAAGATATAATGACTCCAAATGCTATGAGATTATTTATTAAAAACTTTAGAAAAAAACTTCCAAATAATGTTCTTAAAAATGTTCAAGGAACAGGATACAGAATAGTATTATAA
- a CDS encoding AzlC family ABC transporter permease, producing MDNNFRNGFLANLPIGVSVFAYGAVLGVLCIQKDIEFYQLALMNIFIFAGSSQFVIVDMWSTSLDIIGVTVAALLVNLRYFLVTASLNTLFLGTTKTQKFKFMHFVTDESWAITMQRLKQEEITPMFLLGGGVCIFSVWFLGTSMGYFLGDFIQSPEKYGLDFAFIAIFLALVISMYKGKENIIPWLITIVSAIAFEQLIDGKIYIVLAAILGALSAVIFSKDKRYE from the coding sequence ATGGATAATAATTTTAGAAATGGATTTTTAGCAAACCTTCCAATTGGAGTTAGTGTATTTGCTTATGGTGCAGTTTTAGGTGTACTTTGTATTCAAAAAGATATTGAGTTTTATCAATTAGCTTTGATGAATATCTTTATTTTTGCTGGTTCTTCTCAATTTGTAATTGTAGATATGTGGAGTACAAGTTTAGATATTATAGGAGTTACAGTTGCAGCACTTCTTGTGAATTTAAGATATTTCTTAGTAACAGCCTCTTTAAATACTCTATTTTTAGGTACAACAAAAACGCAAAAATTTAAGTTTATGCATTTTGTTACAGATGAGTCTTGGGCTATAACTATGCAAAGATTAAAACAAGAAGAGATTACACCTATGTTTTTACTTGGTGGTGGAGTATGTATTTTCTCTGTTTGGTTTCTAGGTACTTCAATGGGATACTTTTTAGGTGATTTTATTCAAAGCCCAGAAAAATATGGTTTAGATTTTGCTTTTATAGCAATATTTTTAGCTCTTGTTATTAGTATGTATAAAGGAAAAGAAAATATTATTCCTTGGCTTATAACAATAGTAAGTGCTATTGCTTTTGAGCAATTAATAGATGGAAAAATTTATATAGTATTAGCTGCAATTCTAGGAGCTCTCTCAGCTGTGATTTTCTCTAAGGATAAAAGATATGAATGA
- a CDS encoding TRAP transporter large permease: MSVAVLFGIFFFLVVLGAPIAICLGAATFVTLILFTPISPIEISAMMFEKVEHYSLMAIPMFIFAGNLLSKGSAAQRIIEFAKSCVGHLPGGLPISAIFASIIFAAVSGSSPATVVAIGSIMFGAIMQAGYPKRYAVGTIATAGSLGILIPPSIVLIVYGVTAEVSIGKLFMAGVIPGLMLGIMMMVVTYIGARRLGFERTEPKPIKERLARMKDASWGLMTIVLVIGGIYGGIFTPTEAAAVACVWAFIVSVFIYKDIKLTEIWGTALESAKTTAMIMFIIANAMLFAHFLTIENIPQAITETLVEANVNKYMFLIAVNLLLILAGSFMEPSAIIMIMVPLLLPVAVALGIDPIHFGIIITVNMELGMVSPPVGLNLFVTSGLTGMSIKDVIVAAFPWTLTILAGLILVTYIPEITLFLPNLMYGG, translated from the coding sequence ATGAGTGTTGCTGTATTATTTGGTATATTTTTCTTCCTTGTTGTTCTAGGTGCTCCAATTGCAATCTGTTTAGGAGCTGCAACGTTTGTTACGTTAATTTTGTTTACGCCAATTTCTCCAATTGAAATTTCGGCAATGATGTTTGAAAAAGTTGAACACTACTCACTTATGGCAATTCCAATGTTTATCTTTGCTGGTAACTTACTTTCTAAAGGAAGTGCAGCTCAAAGAATTATTGAATTTGCTAAGTCTTGTGTAGGACACTTACCAGGTGGATTACCAATCTCTGCTATTTTTGCATCTATTATTTTTGCAGCAGTTTCTGGTTCATCTCCTGCAACAGTTGTTGCTATTGGTTCTATTATGTTTGGTGCTATTATGCAAGCTGGATATCCAAAAAGATATGCTGTTGGTACTATTGCAACTGCTGGTTCTTTAGGTATTCTTATTCCACCATCAATCGTTCTTATCGTATATGGGGTAACTGCTGAAGTTTCAATTGGAAAACTATTTATGGCAGGTGTTATTCCAGGTTTAATGCTTGGTATTATGATGATGGTTGTTACATATATTGGTGCTAGAAGATTAGGATTTGAAAGAACTGAGCCTAAACCAATCAAAGAGAGATTAGCAAGAATGAAAGATGCGTCATGGGGACTTATGACAATCGTTCTTGTAATCGGTGGTATTTATGGTGGTATCTTCACTCCAACTGAAGCTGCAGCTGTAGCTTGTGTATGGGCATTTATTGTTTCTGTATTTATCTATAAAGATATTAAATTAACAGAAATTTGGGGAACTGCTTTAGAGTCAGCAAAAACTACTGCAATGATTATGTTTATTATTGCAAATGCAATGTTATTTGCTCACTTCTTAACAATTGAGAATATTCCTCAAGCAATTACTGAGACTTTAGTTGAAGCAAATGTAAATAAATATATGTTCTTAATCGCTGTTAACTTACTTCTAATTTTAGCTGGTTCATTCATGGAGCCTTCAGCTATTATTATGATTATGGTACCTCTGTTACTTCCTGTTGCTGTTGCACTTGGAATTGACCCAATTCACTTTGGTATCATTATTACAGTAAATATGGAGCTTGGAATGGTTTCCCCACCAGTTGGTCTTAACCTATTCGTAACCTCTGGTCTTACAGGAATGAGTATTAAAGATGTTATCGTCGCAGCATTCCCTTGGACATTAACGATTTTAGCCGGATTAATTTTAGTAACTTATATCCCTGAAATCACATTATTCCTACCAAACTTAATGTATGGTGGATGA